TCGAGTTGCTCCCGCCGGCCCGCATTCGCGAGGCGACGACCCTGCAACTGCCCCGCCCCGAGATTCCTCCGGGCAACGTCTTCCTCTTCACCCTCGGCTACATGCAAGGCGGCCCGGCCATCGACATCGGCCCGGAGGAAAGCGCCTTCGGCCACGGCGGCTACGGCGGCTCGCAAGGCTACGCCAACCCCGCTCGAGGCTTCGCCGTCGGCATCACCAAAAACCGTTTCCGCGACGGCGACACCACCCCGGCCCGCATCCTTTCCACCCTCATCGACTGCATCGCCTTGTGAGTTTCACTAAAGCCATTCTTGACAATCCGCCCTTTAATCAAAGGTTGGATACGAATTAAAGCAGCCCCCTTTGCGTGCCGATACTAGTTAGTTTCGCTCACCCCCTAAAAATTGCCCCTCCCCATTGATATGAATATCAGACGTTACCCTTCGCCTTTCGCCGCATTTTCGCTGGTCGCAGCCGCTTTGATCGCCACAACAGCTGAAGCCGCGGATCTCACCAAGTTGAATAACGGCACGGCACTGGGTTTGGCCGGTGCTTGGTCAGAAAACGTCGCTCCGAACGGCACTCAGATTGGTGTATTTACCAGCATTTGGGACGGGACCAACACTCCTATTTACACCGGTTCCACTTTGCTTGGCATCAAACTCCAGAGCGGGGCCGCTCCGGTATCGCTAGCCTCTTCGAGCAACAGCGGAATCATGACATTGGGCACGGAAGGCTTTACACTGGAAAGCGGCACTCAGCTGAGTTTTACGGGCACCAATGGTATCAACGGAACGATCGATTTTGCCGGAGCCCAGACGTGGAATTTGGGATCGGGGTCCACGTTGTTTTTCAACACACAGCGCACGCTCTTTACCGGCGACGCGACCGAAAACATCACCTTAAATGGGACAGGTGCCCTCCACTTAAGTTTCCGCAGTGACAGCACCTCCTTCACGACCACCTTGGGCTCTGGGAGCCTGACTTTTACTGGCGGTCAGCGCTTGATAAGCGGCTCCAACAATATCAACAGTTACGCGATCAATTCAATTGTGACCAACAAGGTGTTCGTCAACGGCGACATCACCATGCAGGCGAACAGTTCGGGAACATTGAATACGGCGGGCTTACTTTTCAGCGGCGGCATGGATCTCGGGGCTAACGATGTGTCGATCAGCCTTTCGATGCCCAACGCCAGCGGCCAGAATCTGAATGCCAACCAAGTCATTCGCCTCAATTCCGCCAATACCAGCACCATGACTGGCAGTGGCACGGTGACCTTCCTCAATGAAAGCAGCGATGCCAACAAGATCGCGGGTATCGCGGTCGAAAACGGCGGCACCTTCGGAGGCGGCTTGGATGTGGTCATGGGCGCCAACACGTTTCTCTCGGTGGCGAATGGCAATGCGCTCACCTCGTCCACGAATCTGACGTTGAATGACGGCGGCTACCTGATTGGACGCTTGAGCGGTAATCTGGCCGCAACCCTAGGCACGCTCTCGGGTGCAGGCTCCGTCACCTACGTGCCGTCCGCCGGCACCACCGTCTTCACGCTCACCCTCGACGGCGGGTCTTCCACCGGCACCACGGAATTTTCGGGCAAGATCGGCAGCGACAGTGCCATTGCCGGCAGCAGCAACGCGATCGCCTTGGTCAAGACTGGCACCAACACCCAGATCCTGTCCGGGACCATGAACTACATTAAGGCCACCACGGTCTCCGGCGGTAAGCTGTTGGTGAACGGGACTCATGCACAGTCCGCCACTAGCAATGGCTACACGGTGGCTTCGGGGGCTGCCTTGGGCGGCTCCGGCCGCATCGCGGGTTTCAACGCCACCAACAACGCCAGCATGATTCTCGTCCAATCCGGCGGCATCCTGGCCCCCGGCGGCGACACCACCTTCGGCACCTTCGTTCTCGACGGAGTAAATATCTCCGGCACCGGTGCACGTGTGCTCAACATGGCCTCCGGAGCCAAATTCAACTTCACGCTCGCCGGCAACGGCGGCTCGTCCGACCAGCTTGCTTTCTGGAACTTCGCCACCGGCGACCTTCTGCTCAATTCCAACGCCATCGACCTGACCCTCTCCGGCCCCCAAGTCGCCGGCACCTACACCGTCAGCCTCTTCAAGTTCTTCAGCGACGCGGGCTCTTCGGTTGTCAGTTCGGGCCTCGCCAGCGGCCTGACCATCGGAACCCTCGGCTCCGGTATCGACAGCGCCAGTATCGCCTACAACGGATTAAACGGATCGATCGACCTCACCTACACCGTCTCCGCCATCCCCGAGCCCGCCACCGCCGCGATGATTCTCGGCGTTCTGGCACTCGGCGGCACGGTCCTGCGTCGCCGCCGCGTCAAGCAGTCCTGAACTACTCTCTCACTGGAGCCGTCGTTTCTTCTACGGCTTCCTTTCTGTTTCACCCCCTCGAAAACATGAAAGCCCTATCCCAAAAAACCTCCGTCGCCGCCTGCAGGCGTGCATTCACTCTGGTCGAGCTCCTTACGGTCGTCGCGATCATCGGCATCCTGGCGGCGATACTCATCCCCGTCGTCGGTGCCGTGCGCGAATCCGCCCGCGCATCCACCTGTGTTTCCAACCTCCGCCAGATCAGCGGTGCCATCCAAATCTTCGCCTCCGAGAACAAAGGTCAGTTCCCCGGCGGGGGGCAACGCTCGCAGGGGGGCTCCTCCGCGTCGTGGCAGGATACGCTTAATGCGATGGTATTCGAGGCCAACCTCAGCGCTCCCCGCCCCCCGCTCCAACGGTGGGGTGACACTCCGGTCAACGGCCAGATCTACTGCCCCTCCATGGAACCCTTCGGCACCACCCCCCGCTATCCTCGTGCCTATGTCATGAACGGCAATACCGGCGACACCAATACCACCAGCAACCCTCCGCTACCCACTTGGGGCCCCTTGTTCAACTACCAGAAAGGGAAACCCCTCGCCATCTTCCAAAATCCGGCGAAAACCGTGCTCTTGCTGGAAAGCGAACGCCCCGGCGACGGCGTGGGGCCTTCCGCACCTTTTGATCAGATTGTCATGGGTGACGGTGCCAGTGCCCCCGCCTGGTCGGCCAACTCCCTCGCCTTCGCCTTCCGTCACAAAGGCCGGATGAACGTCGTATTCATGGACGGTCACATTCAGTCCCTCAGCCAGGACGAAGCAGCGAAGATCAATAATAACGCGCACTTCACGCCCTCCGGGATCTGATCCGCCCATGCGGCTTGCATGTGGTCCGAGCCGATCCCGATCGGCACATGCCCGTCCATGCAATCATCGTTTGTGTGAAGGCAGTGCGCTATGCTTCGTCCGAAATAGCCATCGCAGACCGCGTCCGGTCACCAACGAAGGCAGCCAGCCGAGCGATTGTAGTCTAGATCCTCAAGCAGGCGCTCATCAGTCTTATCCCAAAGACTGCTCAGCTATTTTTGCAT
This portion of the Rariglobus hedericola genome encodes:
- a CDS encoding beta strand repeat-containing protein, which encodes MNIRRYPSPFAAFSLVAAALIATTAEAADLTKLNNGTALGLAGAWSENVAPNGTQIGVFTSIWDGTNTPIYTGSTLLGIKLQSGAAPVSLASSSNSGIMTLGTEGFTLESGTQLSFTGTNGINGTIDFAGAQTWNLGSGSTLFFNTQRTLFTGDATENITLNGTGALHLSFRSDSTSFTTTLGSGSLTFTGGQRLISGSNNINSYAINSIVTNKVFVNGDITMQANSSGTLNTAGLLFSGGMDLGANDVSISLSMPNASGQNLNANQVIRLNSANTSTMTGSGTVTFLNESSDANKIAGIAVENGGTFGGGLDVVMGANTFLSVANGNALTSSTNLTLNDGGYLIGRLSGNLAATLGTLSGAGSVTYVPSAGTTVFTLTLDGGSSTGTTEFSGKIGSDSAIAGSSNAIALVKTGTNTQILSGTMNYIKATTVSGGKLLVNGTHAQSATSNGYTVASGAALGGSGRIAGFNATNNASMILVQSGGILAPGGDTTFGTFVLDGVNISGTGARVLNMASGAKFNFTLAGNGGSSDQLAFWNFATGDLLLNSNAIDLTLSGPQVAGTYTVSLFKFFSDAGSSVVSSGLASGLTIGTLGSGIDSASIAYNGLNGSIDLTYTVSAIPEPATAAMILGVLALGGTVLRRRRVKQS
- a CDS encoding prepilin-type N-terminal cleavage/methylation domain-containing protein, coding for MKALSQKTSVAACRRAFTLVELLTVVAIIGILAAILIPVVGAVRESARASTCVSNLRQISGAIQIFASENKGQFPGGGQRSQGGSSASWQDTLNAMVFEANLSAPRPPLQRWGDTPVNGQIYCPSMEPFGTTPRYPRAYVMNGNTGDTNTTSNPPLPTWGPLFNYQKGKPLAIFQNPAKTVLLLESERPGDGVGPSAPFDQIVMGDGASAPAWSANSLAFAFRHKGRMNVVFMDGHIQSLSQDEAAKINNNAHFTPSGI